From the Hypomesus transpacificus isolate Combined female chromosome 24, fHypTra1, whole genome shotgun sequence genome, the window GGTTGAAAGGAGGGTTAGATTTAGATCTGGGACTGGGAGGGAGTTTAAGGTAAGTGTCCGGTGTGCATGGCACAGTGGCTCATTATCTGGACCCAAGAAaaaaaggaaggagaaagattTAAGGCAAAAGCATGAATAGGagtttattttccttttttacAGGAAGACCTAAATAAGTGCaaagaaaggggaggggtgAAAGGAGGTTTAAGATCAGGGTtgtagagcagaggaggggttaTATTTGATAATTTggcggggtgggtgggggggggtaggaagagagaaggacgaTATTTGGAATCAGGCTTGGGGGGAACCTCTACTAAAAGGGAGAACATACATAGGGTTAccataatccccccccccgaccTCTAATCCTAAACCTAACCTCTCTATCATTCCCTTTCCTCTATCATTCCCTTTCCTCTGCCCACAAATCACAGAAACAGGACTCCAACCACAACTCCCTCCCCAGACCAGCAGAGGGCAATGATCTCCCTAGTAACCACCTAAAAATAATCAGGCCCCTACACCATGGACTCCACAACACACATTAAAACAtgcaaatacatacatacaaaccaAATTCAGTAACTCAACTGCCAAACcaaccactcaaaattgatTAGAAACCCCCGCAGCCAGACCTCGATAACCTAGCCAACCATACACACGTCCAACCCAGCGGAGCCATGTAGAAAGGAAGTGGGTCACTCTTTTAAACACAATCAAACCAACGGGACTAAatttaaaaaactaaacaacacTTTTTCACAAAGGAACAGAGCCGATATACAAGATGAACAAAATATCGCATCACTCCAGCTGTTTGTATGTTTTTGACATACATACCCATGCTGTGGCAATCCTGGTGATCGAGTGATCCAGGGGAGGTACTACAGATTCCCGCACCCCGGCCAGCTAACAAGGACCACGGTTGTGCCtcgtcagccaatcagggcGAGGCACAGCATAAAAGCTGGCCAGTAAAGGGGATCAAGATGGAGCAATTGAGGTGAAAGCCGCATTGAAACTAACACGCCTTCTTGTTATCTTTTGTGTCCAGCTTAGAGAGAcacctggggcctgttccataaaggccgctcaaaaaagctagacttaaagtcctaaaccagacttgaataagttcaATTAGTCAAGCagggcttaagcggttccataaaggccaatttcagctcacgcagtcctactaattcaagtcagatttaagtagtcaagctaattgcgcgtgcaccctattcttaagcagcccgagaggtaaaacatggatcatacaatcccaccaaggcaaaagcaatgcacacggccacgtgacttcttccagaaagaacgtttcctttaaatcgtgtacaatgacagctccctcatccaccgcttcaatcaaaataaaatgacacgccatgattgacgtcgtgaacgataggctacataggtcgaggacctttttagacctttacttcgttAATTGAAAAATaccctctaaactaatctaaattgacttttttgacattgtttaaaataaatagcctactattaatcaatacattatccagtagcctaacttaaTTTTTTCTCAATATTTACCTTTTCTTGTCCATTATATGTCCCTTGTTGCAAATACATGACAAATATTGTATGCAACTTATTATGTTACTACATTTTCTAACAATATTCCCACCCTGTTAGCTGTACACACCTAACAGGGTGGAACCTAACAGGGGGGAATTTTGTTAACTATGTTAGCCCTAGCTCTGTGAGTGATCATGATCTAGCTAGCATGAGACCCTACATGTATACAGCCTTTTAATTCTTATATAAAACCatatttgaaattgtaaaatgttatttattttcttaacaAAGTAGCCTAACAGGGTGGAAATTTAAGGTTGTGACGAACAGGTTGACATTATGAAACTTGGAAAAAAGATGAATCTGAAAGTTCATTTTAACTTCAGTTGGCCAAGTTGAATTCCTGACACAGGAAATGATATAATTTCATGAACTTTGTGTCATGGGAAGTGTAGGCTATTTTCTTAAGAGGGAAAAACTACAACCTAACAGGGTGGAACTTTTTTTGGGGGACACAAAGTAAATCCCCCCAAatagggttttttttttttttttatataaaaaatatgtctAAGTAGAAAGATTTTAACTTGGTCTACAACATAATGAGCaaataatttgaatattttttaaTATTTAATGACTGATATTTATTGTAAGAGTTGATCATTTGTGATGGGGACATGGCAAAACATGGCAAAATTAACAtgtgtacaaaatacaaaagtggttaaaatacaaactaattgtcttaaagacactttttggttatttatatgaTAAGGAAGACCTACACCTATAATTAAAGCCTTTTAGAATAAACATTTGTAACATTTTACAGCAATTATGAAGTAGGATTTCCTGGGGACATTAAAAGGCACCGGTTAACAGGATTGACccacgtggtaaatcatcgttttttatataaaaaatatgtctAAGTAGAAAGATTTTAACTTGGTCTACAACATAATGAGCaaataatttgaatattttattatttaatgaCTGATATTTATTGTAAGAGTTGATCATTTGTGATGGGGACATGGCAAAACATGGCAAAATTAACAtgtgtacaaaatacaaaagtggttaaaatacaaactaattgtcttaaagacactttttggttatttatatgaTAAGGAAGACCTACACCTATAATTAAAGCCTTTTAGAATAAACATTTGTAACATTTTACAGCAATTATGAAGTAGGATTTCCTGGGGACATTAAAAGGCACCGGTTAACAGGATTGACccacgtggtaaatcatcgttttcccgttgggtcagtgttacaggaacgtctggttaagcaccaagtcacgctaagcctgacagttagtctgaccctgaccagactagttttgcagtctaagttgccatagtaaccgagtttgaactacgttgagctagctttatggaactgaatgaacaagaaatgagtgaggcttattcggtaaacttgctttatggaacaggtcTCAGGACCATGTGAGATGAAAGTGGACCTTTCCCTCCATTGAGGGTTAGGTTAAATGATGATTGCTTTACGTTTGTGTTTTCTGTTAATAAATTCCCTACCTGGGCTAAACTGTCCCTGATTGTGTCGTTTTTTGGGGTCATACAAGGTCAAAGCATGAGTGGGCTACGTGGTTACTACGGTACACATACCCATTCATACACACATAGGCTATATACAGTACTATATTCACACATACAAGTGTACATGCTTAAGGTCACCTGTGTTGTCTTTAATAAAGAAATAAATGGTCAAATTGTAATTGTAGTTCCAGGGCATCACTTAGTGGTCACTTTTATGAACTGCCCCTGTGGAAAAagacaaaataaacaaacacctTCAAGGGTGTCCACAATAGTAGAAAAATTGGTTTCTAGGAAACTGCAAGCTTCTCACGTCAGGCTAATTTCTCCAAGACTAAAATTGGATCAATTTGGAAAACTAAGTAGGTGTCCTTTGGAAAATTGTCATGAAGAAAAATATCACAAAGAAATGGGAATTGATAGATTTTATTTATGGATAGCCACAGCACACTTTTTTAATTGATACATACGGAAAGCAGGAAGGCTCAAACAGCAAATATAATTTGGTCAAGCACTTCTTTTAATGACTAAAATCAATCAAATGACTTTTAATGACTTAAatggacttttttgacattgtttaaaataaatagcctactattaatcaatacattatccagtagcctaacttaaTTTTTTCTCAATATttaccttttctttcttttttatataaaaaatatgtctAAGTAGAAAGATTTTAACTTGGTCTACAACATAATGAGCaaataatttgaatattttattatttaatgaCTGATATTTATTGTAAGAGTTGATCATTTGTGATGGGGACATGGCAAAACATGGCAAAATTAACAtgtgtacaaaatacaaaagtggttaaaatacaaactaattgtcttaaagacactttttggttatttatatgaTAAGGAAGACCTACACCTATAATTAAAGCCTTTTAGAATAAACATTTGTAACATTTTACAGCAATTATGAAGTAGGATTTCCTGGGGACATTAAAAGGCACCGGTTAACAGGATTGACccacgtggtaaatcatcgttttcccgttgggtcagtgttacaggaacgtctggttaagcaccaagtcacgctaagcctgacagttagtctgaccctgaccagactagtttcgcagtctaagttgccatagtaaccgagtttgaactacgttgagctagctttatggaactgaatgaacaagaaatgagtgaggcttattcggtaaacttgctttatggaacaggtcTCAGGACCATGTGAGATGAAAGTGGACCTTTCCCTCCATTGAGGGTTAGGTTAAATGATGATTGCTTTACGTTTGTGTTTTCTGTTAATAAATTCCCTACCTGGGCTAAACTGTCCCTGATTGTGTCGTTTTTTGGGGTCATACAAGGTCAAAGCATGAGTGGGCTACGTGGTTACTACGGTACACATACCCATTCATACACACATAGGCTATATACAGTACTATATTCACACATACAAGTGTACATGCTTAAGGTCACCTGTGTTGTCTTTAATAAAGAAATAAATGGTCAAATTGTAATTGTAGTTCCAGGGCATCACTTAGTGGTCACTTTTATGAACTGCCCCTGTGGAAAAagacaaaataaacaaacacctTCAAGGGTGTCCACAATAGTAGAAAAATTGGTTTCTAGGAAACTGCAAGCTTCTCACGTCAGGCTAATTTCTCCAAGACTAAAATTGGATCAATTTGGAAAACTAAGTAGGTGTCCTTTGGAAAATTGTCATGAAGAAAAATATCACAAAGAAATGGGAATTGATAGATTTTATTTATGGATAGCCACAGCACACTTTTTTAATTGATACATACGGAAAGCAGGAAGGCTCAAACAGCAAATATAATTTGGTCAAGCACTTCTTTTAATGACTAAAATCATAGAGGAGACACTGCCTATCAATTTTCTAGGTGTCTTACATGAAGTAACATTGATATGAACAGGATTTTATACACCCTCAGGAGTCCTGCAACAGCAGACTTTAGGATTTGACACGTCATTTCAAAAAGCAATGTTTTTTGGGTTTTTTTCCATTTATACAGATGTTTTTGGGGGTGATACATTGAAATCAACGACTTatgtcattaaaaaaaatggtttggaaaaactgtaaaaatatgTTTCTTTACAGTGTAACTTTACTAAAAGTCACCATTCTTCAAACGTAATCAAATAGTTCCCTATGTTGTCCCATGGTCTTCTTCACAAGTTACACACATCAGTTTAAACTATGGTTTCTTTGATGACATTGATCTGTCCTCAGATAACTAATTCTGACATCTAAATTATTCTTATGACTTATACAACAACATATCAAATGGCCGTCACATAAATCATTGTGAATCTGCCTACGCAACAGTTTAaggattttacatttacattttagcagacactcttatccatagcgacttacagtaagttttTTACTTTGTAACTACTTTTACATCTGTGTAAGTGAGACCATAGTAGGTTCCACTGGTGTTAAACTTCAGAACACTGTTATTGAGACAGGTAATTTCCACTGTGGCAGTGTAGGGGAGATCAACTGTAACTCTACCAATAGTGACATCAACATGTAGGGTGTTCCCAGCAGGAACACTAACTGGAAAAGACATAGTCTCAGTAGTGGATGTCTCTTCTTCTAAGGTATGTGTGCTTTCTGTTCCCACCGTGAAGCTAAATCCAGTAGATACGTCTATTACCTCTGGAATTCCTGCTTTCACCTCAAAGTTAAAGCTTGTTTCTAACTTGTTGGTCACAGACCACAATGACTTTTTGGTGATCGTTTTAGAGGTTTCCAGTTTGTATTCTTGAGTGACAGTAGATTTGTTTATGTAGGTCATGGACTTGATTTCCTCAACAGCCACCTGGGGTATTACATTATGGAGTGTGGGATACTGGACATCCCTCAATACAGTAGACTTGATGGTATTAATGAATTTGAAACCTAAGGAATCAATGTCTGAACCAGACCTTCCACAAAGTCCAATGCAGATTCCAGAGCCAACATCAATAGGGTACTCAGTTTTCAGCCCCCATTCTGTCATTTGAGGAAAGAACTCCCGTGAGGAACTTGTTCGGAATTTAATAGCACCCAAACGTGTTCCAGCACCATTTCCCCACAGTGAAAGCTTGGTGATATGCTCTCCATCTCTGAACTCAAATTCAGAAAAATCCCCTGCAGGATTTCCAAATTCTTGGTTTTGACCATCAGTAAGCCAAATCTTCAAAGCCTTCACCCGCGAGCTCACAACCCACACCCATATCTTTTTCAGTGTTGCTCCACTGTTGTCACCACTGAAGTCAAAGGCAGAACCTCCTTGTCCTCCAATAACTAAGATGGGTGAAAGGTATGACATGTTCTTGATGTGATGTGAATCTTCAAAAGAAATGGAACACATTAATACATATTACAGGAATCTATATTTTATCAAAAAAGACATCCAGCATTTTCTCAACTCATCTAAAATGTTTCACCTGCACCAAAAACCTGCCTAATATAGACCACTCCAGatattcaaaatgtattttggcaTTCACTCTGAAGGCTAACATAAAGGGGTTTTGGTTTTCTGATAACCAAATGGTGATTACAGCCTTTCAGCATGGAAACACCTGTAGCTTTGAAAAGTAACAAATCATCAACCTGCCGGAATCAAGTATTTTACAACTGCTCATTGCATTTCAATGAACTATACAACAATGTGCGCGTACAACAGCTAGTAATGTATTGTCTTGTCAAAAGCCCCAACGatacattattattaataaGGAAGAGCTATAGTGCATTCATGCCAGTCAGTTTTGTTCATTAATTTACTCATTAATATTATGAACATGGCTAGATACACAGCATGGCCATTTTTGGTGTGGTTTTGTCTGaacttaaagaagaaaattgcTGTTAAGTTAAATGGATTGTATAAATTAGCCAATTAGATAGGCCAACACGTCGTATTTTGCTGTCATGTTGAAATGCCATGTTATTATGATTTATGACATTTCCATAAGTCACTCAATTCACAATTATACAAAACTAAAGGGCGGCACATATTTGACCTATTAACTAACCATGGTCCAAGTTATTGATTTAGGTACTaaaaggttaaaacacgcaCATCCAGTCCACCTACCAAAATGACAAAAGATGATATTCAAATATATAGCCTACAATAAAGTATGAACACTGGCTTTCTGCTTCCATGAAAAAGGCAGCAATTATTTAGCAAAGCGGAAGGTCTTCATAAGACGATAAAACATTTAGCACTAAACTAACATACTTACAGGGCCGTTGTGAATAAGTAGCAAAAGTTGTGATGTTCCTCACCAGACTGATTTTTCCAGATAACAGCTATACAATAAACGAAATCCATTAAATAGAGTTGTCCCTGCCCACACTTACCACCTTCTTGGAGAGAAGTAGTGGATGCATAGGCAGAAATCTCGGGGGGGACAGTGGGGACACGACCCCCCAATCCTGGGAAAAATAGGATTTGTCCCctcccaataaatcactgtaaacataaggaAATTTAAATCAtattaataatatacatttaacttATTACAATGTAGGCCATGTGTTACAGCAGTCATTTTGGTGTGTCCCccaggaattgctcttgagaaaatgtcatataattgtcccccccaaaattgacagcagattttcgccactgAGTGGAtgtgtcacagacacacacccaaataCACAGACTCAGATATGGTTCTTGGAAACTACCACAGAAAGACCTGATTAGGATCAGGTTTGCGATATGATCAGGCACCACCCTTAAATGTTAACACCATCTCTCAACAGATGAAAGGTTAAACTGTTAATTATTATAAGACCCTTTGTTGTAAAATTACGATGTGACTTTTAGCTTTTTAATtgctcatttcttttttttgaaaaatacatttatctAATAGCATTGCAAGGCAAGACAATATGACCCATTGGCTATGTAAATGTAGTCTTTAAAAATAAATCTTATTTGCAAATGTTTTTGGGAGAACGAAAGGTGAGGTGTAATTTTTAACCGTGTCCTACAGGGTTAAGAATGACCACAGAAATACCTGATTAGGATCAGGCTTGCGATATTCTGTCAACAGATGAAAGTTTAAACTCGAAATAATTATTTAAGAATCTGGCTGACATAACTTTAGGACTTTGCCTTCCAGTTTAATCATCTGTCACTGGCACCAGTTAATGCTTAAAGTGTATTTGGTGTATAGCAACTTTTGCAGAACCTGGTCACAAAGTCCTTcacaaaaaactaaaaaatgGAGAAAGACAAGAGTTTTCATGGATTTAGCCtacttacattttacatttagacaAATCATTAATTTGCTCCTGgctgcctcccaccctggaccctatgcagtttgcataccggtccaacaggtctacagacgatgccatgaTGCCATCGcactgactatgcacaccgctctctaccacctggacaaagggaataggtatgtgaggatgctgttcattgactacagctcagcagtCAATATCATCATCCCCTACAAACTCGTCTCCAAGCTTGAGGACcggggactaagcacctccctatgcaagtggatcttcaacTTCCTGATGAGGAGGCCACaagtggtgagaatcggtgacctcGTTCACACTGATCACCAATACAGACaacccccagggctgtgtgcttagccctctcctgttctccttgttcacacatgactgtgcggcaacgcacagttccaacctcctcgttaagtttgttgacgacacaaccattgtgggcctcatctctgaccgtgaagagtcagcctacagagagaagGTTtataccctgacatcatggtggcagggcaa encodes:
- the LOC124486715 gene encoding aerolysin-like protein, with protein sequence MSYLSPILVIGGQGGSAFDFSGDNSGATLKKIWVWVVSSRVKALKIWLTDGQNQEFGNPAGDFSEFEFRDGEHITKLSLWGNGAGTRLGAIKFRTSSSREFFPQMTEWGLKTEYPIDVGSGICIGLCGRSGSDIDSLGFKFINTIKSTVLRDVQYPTLHNVIPQVAVEEIKSMTYINKSTVTQEYKLETSKTITKKSLWSVTNKLETSFNFEVKAGIPEVIDVSTGFSFTVGTESTHTLEEETSTTETMSFPVSVPAGNTLHVDVTIGRVTVDLPYTATVEITCLNNSVLKFNTSGTYYGLTYTDVKVVTK